CGTCCCGATCCGTCCCGCCGACCGGCTCGGTGGACGCGGTCACCGCCGCCGGCACCGGCACCGCCGCCGGCAGGCAGCGCGGCATCTCCGGCGCGGTCTGGGGCGCGCTCGGCATCGTCTACGTGGTGTGGGGTTCGACCTACCTGGCGATCCGGGTGGTGGTGGAGACCATGCCGCCGTTCCTCTCCGGGGCGATGCGCTTCGTCGCGGCCGGGCTGGTGCTGGTGGCGCTGATCGCCCTGCGACAGGGCCCGGCCGCGCTGCTGGTGCGGGCGCGCGAGCTGGCCTCGGCGGCGCTGGTCGGCGTGCTGCTGCTGGTCGGCGGCAACGGCATGGTGGTGCTGGCCGAGCAGTCGGTGCCGTCCGGGATGGCGGCGCTGATGGTGGCGAGCGTGCCGCTGTGGGTGGTGGTGCTGCGTCGGGCGCTGGGGCATCGGACCCCGTTCGCGACGCTGGGCGGCGTGCTGGTCGGCCTGCTCGGGCTGGTGGTGCTGAGCGCGCCGGGGCTGACCGGCGAGGTGCGGCCGCTGGGCCTGGTCGCGCTGCTGACCGGCTCGCTGCTGTGGGCGTGCGGTTCGGTGCTGGCCGGTCGGCTGCCGATGCCCGCCAATCCACTGACGGCCAGCGCGTACGAGATGCTCGCGGGCGGCGCCGGTGCGCTGGTGCTGGCGGCCGTCCGGCACGAGCCGCAGGAGTTCCACCCGGGCGCGGTGTCGACGGCCTCCTGGGCGGGCCTGGCGTACCTGGTGGTGTTCGGTTCGCTGATCGCGTTCAGCGCGTACGCCTGGCTGCTGCAGCGCGCGCCGCTGCCGCTGGTGGCCACGTACGCCTACGTCAACCCGGTGGTGGCGGTGTTGCTCGGGTGGCTGGTCCTCGCGGAGGCGCTGACCTGGCCGATCGTGGTCGGAGGTGCGGTGGTGGTCGCCGGGGTGTGCCTGGTGGTCCGCACCGAGAGGTGATCGGACGGGCCCGGAGCATCCGCCGCCGGGGCGGCGTAGGTGAGTTGAGAAGTTGTCGGCTCGATCGGCGCTCGGAAGGCCTGGAGGGGATCATGTATTCAACAAGATAACAATGTGGTCGAGAAATCTTAATGAACGTTTTACTTGTTGACGGCCCACGGCGTCGGCGGATTGACTTCCTCGTCGCCGCACCCCGCGGCGCTGTCAGGGAGGCACCACCCACCATGAACGCAATGACGCGTCGCATCCTCGCCGGCACGGCCGCTGTGTCGGCGGCGCTGTCACTCGCCGCGTGCGGCTCGAGCAGCGATGCGGGCTCCTCCTCCGGGACGAAGACCATCGGTCTGCTCCTCCCGGAGAAGTCGTCGTCGACCCGGTACGAGAGCTTCGACAAGCCGCTGATCGAGGCCTCGGTCGCCGCGCTGTGCACCAAGTGCGAGGTCGACTACGCCAACGCGGACGGCGACGAGACCGTCCAGAAGCAGCAGTTCGACGCGCTGCTGGCCAAGGGCGTCAAGGTCATCCTCCTCGACCCGGTGAACTCGGGCGCCACGGCCTCCTGGGTGGATGCGGCCGCCAAGAAGGGCGTCAAGGTCATCGCGTACGACCGCCTCGCCGCGGGCAAGGTCTCCGCCTACATCTCCTTCGACAACGAGCGCACCGGCGAACTGCAGGGCCAGGCCCTGCTCGACGCGCTGGGCGGCAAGGCGTCGAGCGCCAATGTCGTGATGATCAACGGCGCCGAGTCGGACCCGAACGCCGCGCAGTTCAAGAAGGGCGCGCACAAGGTCCTCGACGAGAAGGTCAAGAAGATCGTCTACGAGCAGTCGGGCGAGTGGAAGCCCGAAGTCGCGGCGACCAAGGTCAACGAGGCGATCGGCCACTTCGGCAAGAGCGGCATCCAGGCCGTCTACTCGGCGAACGACGGCATGGCCACCTCGATCATCGGCGCGCTCAAGGGCGCCGGCATCAACGTGCCGGTCGGCGGCCAGGACGCCTCGCTCGACGCGATCCAGCGCATCCTGACCGGCGAGCAGACCTACACCATCTACAAGCCGTACAAGCCCGAGGCCGACGCCGCCGCCACCATGGCCGTCTACCTCGTGAAGGGCCTGGACATCACCTCGGTCGCCAGCGCCATGACCGAGAGCAACGGCCTGCAGATCCCGTCGATGCTGCTCAGCCCGATCGTCGTCACCAAGGAGAAGGTGGCCTCGACCGTCATCGCCGGCAACCTCTACAAGGCCGCCGAGGTCTGCACCCCGCAGGTCGCCGACGCCTGCAAGGAAGCCGGCATCGAGGTCAAGTGAGGCCATGCGGCCACCCAGCGGCCGGGCGTCAGCCCCGCGCCCGCTGGGTGGCCGCGATGCATCCCAGCACGGACAGCGCCGCCAGCGGCGCCGCCGGGGAGAGCCGCTCCCCCAGCACCAGCACCGCCCAGCCCAGCGTGAGCAGCGGCTGGGCGAGCTGGAGCTGGCTGGCCTTCGGCACGCCGATCTCCGCCATCCCCCGGTACCAGACCACGAACCCGCCGAACTGCGAGACCGCCGCCGTGTAGGCGAGGCCGGCCAGCGCCCGCGGCCCCAATTGCACCGGCTCCGCGGCCAGCGCCAGACCGGCCGTCAGGGCCGAGATGGGGAGCGCCGCCACCACGGCCCAGGCGATCACCTGCCAGCCGGGCATCGCGCGGGCCAGCCGCCCGCCCTCCGCGTAGCCCGCCGCGCACACCACGAGCGCCGCGCCGAGCAGGACGTCCGCCCGGCCCAGCGCGCCCCGGCTCTGCTGCACCGTGAACGCGAGGACCACCGCCGCCCCGGCCAGCGCCGCCCACCAGAAGCCGCGGGACGGCCGCCCGCCCGAGCGCAGCGCCGCCACCGCGGCGGTCGCCAGCGGCAGCAGGCCGATCACCACCGCCGAGTGCGCGGTGGACGAGGTCTGCAGGGCCAGGGTGGTGAGCAGCGGGAAGCCGAGGACGCAGCCGCCCGCCACCGCGAGCAGGCCCGGCCAGTGGGCGCGGCCGGGCAGCGGCACCCGGGCGAGGAGCAGCCCTGCGCCGGCCACCGCCGCGGCGAGGACGCCGCGCAGTCCGGCGGCCGTCCACGGCCCGAAGCCGGTGAGCGCCCAGGCGGTGGCCGGGAAGCTGAAGGAGAAGGCAAGGACGCCGAGGGCCGCGAGGGTGGTGCCGCCGAGTGCTACTGATCGAGGGGCGATAGCGCTATCGTGTGCTGTCATGCACGAGCGTAGCAGTGGGGCGGATCTCGCCGCGATTCTCCGGGACGATTTGGACCGCTACCCGGTCGGCGGACGGCTGCCGTCCAGCAGGGCGCTGATGGAGCGCCACCAGGTGAGCCCGGTGACGGTCGCCCGGGCGATCGCGCTGCTGGCGGCCGAGGGGCTGGTGGTCTCCCGGCCGGGCGCCGGGGTGTTCCGGGCGGCGGCGCCGCGGCCGGTGCCGGCCGCCGGGGACACCTCCTGGCAGGAGGTCGCGCTCAGCGCCGAGGCCGGGGTGCCGCCGACCCGGTCCGCGGACGCCTCGGGGGTGATCGCCGCGCTCGCCGTCCAGCCCGCCGAGGTGATCGACCTCAACGGCGGCTACCTGCACGCCACGCTCCAGCCCGAGCAGGCCCTGGCCGCGGCGCTCGCCCGGGCCGGCCGGCGACCGGGCGCATGGGGCCGGCCGCCGCTGGAGGGCCTGCCCGAGCTGCGCGCCTGGTTCGCCCGGGACATCGGCGGCACGGTGAGCGCCGCCGAGGTACTGGTGGCCGCGGGCGGGCAGAGCGCCCTCACCACCGCCCTGCGCTCGCTGGCCGCCCCCGGCGCCCCGGTGCTGGTGGAGTCGCCCACCTACCCCGGGCTGCTGGCGGTGGCACGCGCGGCGGGACTGCGCCCGGTCCCGGTGCCGGTGGACGCCGACGGGGTACGGCCCGGCCTGCTCGCCGACGCCTTCGCCGCCACCGGGGCGCGGCTGTTCGTCTGCCAGCCGCTCCACCAGAACCCGACCGGTGCGGTGCTCTCGGCCGAGCGGCGGCCCGAGGTGCTGCGGATCGCCCGGCAGGCCGGGGCGTTCGTGGTCGAGGACGACTTCGCCCGGCGGCTCGCGCACGCCGACGCTCCCCCGCCACCGCCGCCGCTCGCCGCGGACGACCCGGACGGGGTCGTGGTGCACGTCCGCTCACTGACCAAGCCCACCTCGCCCAACCTACGGGTGGCGGCGCTCACCGCGCGCGGGCCCGCCCTTGAACGGCTGCGCGCCGTGCAGGCGGTGGACAGCTTCTTCGTGCCGCGGCCGCTGCAGGAGGCGGCCCTGGAACTGGTCGGCGCACCCGCCTGGGGACACCATCTGCGCACGCTGGCCGGGCGGTTGCAGGAACGCCGGACGGCGCTCGCCGGGGCCTTGCAGCGGCTGCGACCGGAGCTGCTCCCGGTCCGGCTGCCCGTCGGCGGCCAGCACCTGTGGCTGCGGCTGCCGGACGGCACCGACCCGCAGGGGCTCGCCGCCGCCGCACTGCGGGCCGGCGTGGCCGTCACGCCGGGGCGGCCGTACTTCACCGCCGAGCCGCCGGCCCCGTACCTGCGGGTGGGCTACGGCGCCGCCGAGGGCGTCGACCGGCTGGCCGCCGGCGCGGAGCGGCTGGCGCGGGCGTTGGAGGGGCCGGTCTGATCCGTCCGTCCCGCCGTGCGCCCGCGGCGGGAGGCCGGGCCGGGGCGCCGTGCGCGCCCCGGCCGGAGCGCGGGTCAGCCCGTCAGTCCGGGGCGGCCCGGCGGGTACGGGGGCAGCATCTCGCCGGGGTTGCGGCCGGACTGCTGCAGCCGGTCCACCAGCAGGGCGGCGAGGGTGCCGAGCTCCTCCTCGGTGCGCGACTGGGCGGTGATGTCCATGCCGACCGTCAGGACACCGTTGACCATGCCGGTGCGCGCGTTGCGAAGCGGGGTGCAGGTGAAGGTGTACACCTGCTCCGCGCGCCGGGCACCGGGCAGGTAGGACTGCACCCGGATGTCCTTGAGGACGGTGGCGCGCCCGGTGCGGTAGGCCTCCCCGACCGCGAGCGGCAGACCGGCGGCGGCCAGCTGGGGGTAGGCGTTCGCGAGGTCCGCGTAGGGGCCGGGGGCGCCGAAGATGCCGGCGTGCTCGGCGTTGGCGTAGCGGATGGCGTTGTCGGTGCCGTCGGTGAGCATGATCGGGAACGGCGAGCCGTCGAAGGCGGCGAACATCTCCTGCTGCTGGGCGAGCAGGTTGTCGCGCAGCCGGATCTCGGAGAGCAGCGCCTCGGCGAGGTGCTGGATGTCCTTGAGCCGCTCGCGGCCCCACTGGCGGGGCTCGCGGTCCAGGACGCAGACGGTGCCGATGATGGTGTTGGTGTCGTCCACCAGCGGGGCGCCGAGGTAGGCGCGCACGCCCAGCTCGTCCACCACCGGGTTACCGGCGAAGCGGGGGTAGGCCAGGATGTCGTCCAGGGCCAGCGGCGAGCGCTGGGCCACCACGTGCGGGCAGAACCCGTGGCTGAGCGGCATCTCGCGGGCCGGGAGGTCGAACGCGATGCCGCGGTCGGCCCAGGAGTCGTCCTCGACCGGCTGGGCCTGCGCCGGATTTGGCGGAATGTAGAGCCCGCGGAACATCTGGCGGTCGTCGTTGATGAAGTTGACCATCGCGATCGGGGCGCGGGTGATGCTGGCCGCGAGGTGCGCGAAACGGTCGAAGGCCTCGTCCGGGCTGGGGTCGTTGAGCCCCAGGTCGCGGAGCCGGCGCGTCCGCTCGGACTCACCGCCACCTCCCGGATAGCCGTTCTGAGCGCTCATCACATCAGTCATGGCGGACATGGTGTCAGAAGTGTTTGACCGGCGGGATCGGAGACGTCTGGTCAGACGGACATCGACGAAGGGGAAAGATCCATTCCCATCTGGAACACGGTCAAATCCTGTCGCAAAAACGTCGCGCACAGTTCACGCCAATCCATGATCACGCTATGGAGGTGTGAAGTGACGCATATGACAATGAGTCCTTGCCGAGGGCGGGTCACCGTCCAACCGCGCGCGGCCCTCAACGGCGCGGCGGCCGTCTCGACCGTCCCCTCCGGTCACGCGCTCAGGAGGCGGGACGGCGGCGCTCCCGACCGACGAGAGGACGCCCATGCTGGGCCAGGACTGCTTCACCGACGAGCGGCACGAGCAACTTCGTGCAGAGGTAAGGGAGTTCGCGGAGAAGGAGGTTCGTCCCCAGATCTCCAGGATGGAGACCGAACGGACGATCGAGCACGACCTCGCCAGGGAGATCGCCCGCAGAGGGTGGATCGGCGTCACCATCCCGCGGGTGTACGGCGGCCTCGGCCTCGGCCACGTGGCCAAGACCGTCATCATCGAGGAGCTGTCCCGGGTCAGCGGCGCGATGGGCGCCATCGCGCAGGCCTCCCAGCTCGGCGTCGCCAAGGTCATCCACTTCGGCTCCGAGCAGCAGCGCCGGCAGTGGCTCCCGCAGTTCGCGGACGGCCGCGCACTGCCGACCATCGCGGTGACCGAGCCGGAGTCCGGCGGCCATGTGCTCGGCATGGCCGGCACCGCCCGCAAGCGCGGCCGCGACTACGTGCTGAACGGCCGCAAGTGGTTCGTCGGCAACTCGCACATCGGCGACGTGCACGGCGTGGTGTTCCGCACCGGTAAGGGCTCCCGCGGCCTGTCCGCCTTCCTGGTGCCGAGCGACGCACCCGGCCTCCGGCTCGGCGACCCGGGCCGGCAGAGCGGCCTGCACGGCTTCAGCTTCGGCGAGTTGATATTCGAGAACTGCCGCATCCCGGCCACGAACCGGCTCGGCGAGGACGGCAGCGGCCTGGACGTCGCCTACTCGTCCAGCATCCTGTACGGCCGGCCCAACCTCGCCGCCGTGGCCCTCGGCATCCACCGGGCGATCGTCGAGGACACCGTGCGCTTCGCCGAGGACCGCTCGCTCTACGGCAAACCGCTGGCCGAACTCCCCAACATCGGACTGAAGATCGGCGAGATGC
This genomic window from Streptomyces sp. TLI_235 contains:
- a CDS encoding drug/metabolite transporter (DMT)-like permease, yielding MTSASPPPAADPSCPDPSRSVPPTGSVDAVTAAGTGTAAGRQRGISGAVWGALGIVYVVWGSTYLAIRVVVETMPPFLSGAMRFVAAGLVLVALIALRQGPAALLVRARELASAALVGVLLLVGGNGMVVLAEQSVPSGMAALMVASVPLWVVVLRRALGHRTPFATLGGVLVGLLGLVVLSAPGLTGEVRPLGLVALLTGSLLWACGSVLAGRLPMPANPLTASAYEMLAGGAGALVLAAVRHEPQEFHPGAVSTASWAGLAYLVVFGSLIAFSAYAWLLQRAPLPLVATYAYVNPVVAVLLGWLVLAEALTWPIVVGGAVVVAGVCLVVRTER
- a CDS encoding D-xylose transport system substrate-binding protein, with product MNAMTRRILAGTAAVSAALSLAACGSSSDAGSSSGTKTIGLLLPEKSSSTRYESFDKPLIEASVAALCTKCEVDYANADGDETVQKQQFDALLAKGVKVILLDPVNSGATASWVDAAAKKGVKVIAYDRLAAGKVSAYISFDNERTGELQGQALLDALGGKASSANVVMINGAESDPNAAQFKKGAHKVLDEKVKKIVYEQSGEWKPEVAATKVNEAIGHFGKSGIQAVYSANDGMATSIIGALKGAGINVPVGGQDASLDAIQRILTGEQTYTIYKPYKPEADAAATMAVYLVKGLDITSVASAMTESNGLQIPSMLLSPIVVTKEKVASTVIAGNLYKAAEVCTPQVADACKEAGIEVK
- a CDS encoding EamA-like transporter family protein; this encodes MTAHDSAIAPRSVALGGTTLAALGVLAFSFSFPATAWALTGFGPWTAAGLRGVLAAAVAGAGLLLARVPLPGRAHWPGLLAVAGGCVLGFPLLTTLALQTSSTAHSAVVIGLLPLATAAVAALRSGGRPSRGFWWAALAGAAVVLAFTVQQSRGALGRADVLLGAALVVCAAGYAEGGRLARAMPGWQVIAWAVVAALPISALTAGLALAAEPVQLGPRALAGLAYTAAVSQFGGFVVWYRGMAEIGVPKASQLQLAQPLLTLGWAVLVLGERLSPAAPLAALSVLGCIAATQRARG
- a CDS encoding DNA-binding transcriptional MocR family regulator (manually curated); the protein is MHERSSGADLAAILRDDLDRYPVGGRLPSSRALMERHQVSPVTVARAIALLAAEGLVVSRPGAGVFRAAAPRPVPAAGDTSWQEVALSAEAGVPPTRSADASGVIAALAVQPAEVIDLNGGYLHATLQPEQALAAALARAGRRPGAWGRPPLEGLPELRAWFARDIGGTVSAAEVLVAAGGQSALTTALRSLAAPGAPVLVESPTYPGLLAVARAAGLRPVPVPVDADGVRPGLLADAFAATGARLFVCQPLHQNPTGAVLSAERRPEVLRIARQAGAFVVEDDFARRLAHADAPPPPPPLAADDPDGVVVHVRSLTKPTSPNLRVAALTARGPALERLRAVQAVDSFFVPRPLQEAALELVGAPAWGHHLRTLAGRLQERRTALAGALQRLRPELLPVRLPVGGQHLWLRLPDGTDPQGLAAAALRAGVAVTPGRPYFTAEPPAPYLRVGYGAAEGVDRLAAGAERLARALEGPV
- a CDS encoding GAF domain-containing protein, with the protein product MSAMTDVMSAQNGYPGGGGESERTRRLRDLGLNDPSPDEAFDRFAHLAASITRAPIAMVNFINDDRQMFRGLYIPPNPAQAQPVEDDSWADRGIAFDLPAREMPLSHGFCPHVVAQRSPLALDDILAYPRFAGNPVVDELGVRAYLGAPLVDDTNTIIGTVCVLDREPRQWGRERLKDIQHLAEALLSEIRLRDNLLAQQQEMFAAFDGSPFPIMLTDGTDNAIRYANAEHAGIFGAPGPYADLANAYPQLAAAGLPLAVGEAYRTGRATVLKDIRVQSYLPGARRAEQVYTFTCTPLRNARTGMVNGVLTVGMDITAQSRTEEELGTLAALLVDRLQQSGRNPGEMLPPYPPGRPGLTG
- a CDS encoding alkylation response protein AidB-like acyl-CoA dehydrogenase: MLGQDCFTDERHEQLRAEVREFAEKEVRPQISRMETERTIEHDLAREIARRGWIGVTIPRVYGGLGLGHVAKTVIIEELSRVSGAMGAIAQASQLGVAKVIHFGSEQQRRQWLPQFADGRALPTIAVTEPESGGHVLGMAGTARKRGRDYVLNGRKWFVGNSHIGDVHGVVFRTGKGSRGLSAFLVPSDAPGLRLGDPGRQSGLHGFSFGELIFENCRIPATNRLGEDGSGLDVAYSSSILYGRPNLAAVALGIHRAIVEDTVRFAEDRSLYGKPLAELPNIGLKIGEMQSRLMTARLAAYHAAHLLDLGRPCDAELMNSKLVNTEYALDSARNAMEIHAARGLQTDFRIERYLRDATHIYPPAGTSDVQRLRLCQVAAGSYGVQWSEKLAELVKVHSTAWTPQALAV